The Euphorbia lathyris chromosome 2, ddEupLath1.1, whole genome shotgun sequence genome includes a window with the following:
- the LOC136217436 gene encoding mitochondrial inner membrane protease ATP23-like isoform X1: MENNPSQNPRPGSMTVEECNDCIRRSLRNPMVKFLRKHLEKAGCGVGDNFIKAYDCDGNITGGYVPGEGIVVCSNRLILQDEVNQVIIHELIHAYDQCRAANLNWSDWAHQACSEIRAGNLSGDCHFKRELLRGHKKLRGHGQECVRRRAMLSLMGNPNCSKDTAKDAIEAVWDLCYNDTAPFDRAP, encoded by the exons ATGGAAAACAATCCTTCCCAGAACCCTCGCCCCGGCAGCATGACGGTGGAAGAATGCAACGATTGTATTCGACGAAGTCTGCGAA ATCCAATGGTGAAATTCTTGAGGAAGCATTTGGAGAAAGCAGGCTGTGGAGTTGGTGACAATTTCATCAAGGCCTATGATTGTGATGGGAACATCACTGGTGGTTATGTTCCCGGTGAAGGG ATAGTAGTGTGCAGTAATCGCTTGATACTCCAAGATGAAGTCAACCAAGTGATTATACATGAGCTGATTCATGCTTATGATCAATGTCGTGCTGCAAACTTGAACTGGTCTGATTGGGCTCATCAAGCCTGTAGCGAG ATTCGTGCTGGTAATCTAAGTGGAGATTGTCACTTTAAAAGGGAATTGTTGCGGGGTCACAAGAAGTTAAGAGGTCATGGACAA GAATGTGTGAGGCGAAGAGCAATGCTATCGTTGATGGGCAACCCAAACTGCTCAAAAGATACTGCTAAGGACGCAATTGAAGCTGTCTGGGACCTCTGCTACAATGATACAGCGCCTTTTGATAGAGCTCCTTGA
- the LOC136217436 gene encoding mitochondrial inner membrane protease ATP23-like isoform X2: protein MVKFLRKHLEKAGCGVGDNFIKAYDCDGNITGGYVPGEGIVVCSNRLILQDEVNQVIIHELIHAYDQCRAANLNWSDWAHQACSEIRAGNLSGDCHFKRELLRGHKKLRGHGQECVRRRAMLSLMGNPNCSKDTAKDAIEAVWDLCYNDTAPFDRAP from the exons ATGGTGAAATTCTTGAGGAAGCATTTGGAGAAAGCAGGCTGTGGAGTTGGTGACAATTTCATCAAGGCCTATGATTGTGATGGGAACATCACTGGTGGTTATGTTCCCGGTGAAGGG ATAGTAGTGTGCAGTAATCGCTTGATACTCCAAGATGAAGTCAACCAAGTGATTATACATGAGCTGATTCATGCTTATGATCAATGTCGTGCTGCAAACTTGAACTGGTCTGATTGGGCTCATCAAGCCTGTAGCGAG ATTCGTGCTGGTAATCTAAGTGGAGATTGTCACTTTAAAAGGGAATTGTTGCGGGGTCACAAGAAGTTAAGAGGTCATGGACAA GAATGTGTGAGGCGAAGAGCAATGCTATCGTTGATGGGCAACCCAAACTGCTCAAAAGATACTGCTAAGGACGCAATTGAAGCTGTCTGGGACCTCTGCTACAATGATACAGCGCCTTTTGATAGAGCTCCTTGA
- the LOC136217437 gene encoding uncharacterized protein, which translates to MATTLALLKTHAAFARKLPYVHSKLPSLPKPSKFEIRPTSPTIFSDTFQILTSSSLPLTAFSLSFLLDTKDAIAAGGEFGIFEGRTFALLHPLAMGILFCYTLWAGYLGWQWRRVRTVQNEINELKKQVKPVPVTPEGTPVESPPSPVQLKIQQLTEERKELIKGGYKDRHFNAGSILLGFGVFEAIGGGVNTWFRTGKLFPGPHLFAGAGITILWAAAAALVPAMQKGNETARSLHIALNAINVLLFIWQIPTGFDILLKVFEFTKWP; encoded by the exons ATGGCCACCACACTCGCTCTTCTTAAAACCCATGCCGCTTTCGCCAGAAAGCTTCCTTATGTACATTCTAAGCTCCCTTCTCTTCCCAAGCCATCCAAATTCGAAATTCGCCCTACATCTCCGACCATTTTCTCTGATACCTTCCAAATCTTAACTTCATCATCTCTTCCTCTCACAGCATTCTCATTGTCTTTCCTTTTAGATACCAAG GATGCAATTGCTGCGGGTGGAGAATTTGGGATATTTGAAGGAAGAACATTTGCCCTTCTACACCCTCTTGCTATGGGTATTTTGTTCTGCTACACTTTGTGGGCTGGTTATTTGGGTTGGCAATGGAGGCGAGTTAGAACTGTACAAAATGAAATCAATGAGCTGAAGAAGCAAGTGAAACCTGTTCCTGTTACTCCAGAAGGTACACCTGTTGAATCACCACCGTCTCCTGTTCAGCTCAAAATTCAGCAACTCACTGAG GAGAGAAAAGAATTGATAAAAGGAGGTTACAAAGATAGGCACTTTAATGCAGGATCAATACTGCTAGGATTTGGAGTGTTTGAAGCAATTGGTGGAGGGGTTAACACATGGTTTAGGACAGGAAAACTATTTCCTGGACCTCATTTGTTTGCTGGAGCAG GGATTACAATTCTTTgggcagcagcagcagctttagtGCCTGCAATGCAGAAAGGGAATGAAACGGCAAGGAGTCTCCACATAGCATTGAATGCAATAAATGTTCTTCTTTTCATTTGGCAAATCCCAACTGGATTTGACATTCTTCTTAAAGTTTTTGAATTTACTAAATGGCCTTAG